The proteins below come from a single Azospirillum thiophilum genomic window:
- a CDS encoding acyl-CoA dehydrogenase, protein MTAAAIPYTPPLKEIRFVLDHLAGMADVAALPGFEDASPDMVDSILGEAAKIAQNILAPLNRIGDVQGAKLDADGVARTAEGWGAAWQALVEGGWNGLPFDPARGGMGLPNLLNTAVQEMWHSANMAFALCPMLTQGAVNAVQLYGSDALKDRYLPKMISGEWTGTMNITEPQAGSDLAATRSRAVPNGDHYLVSGQKIFITYGDHDLTENIVHLVLARLPDAPPGVKGISLFVVPKYLVNPDGSLGSRNQVKCVSLEHKLGIHGSPTAVLSFGDEGGATGFLVGEPNRGLEYMFAMMNHARLNVAMQGLSIAERAYQQALAYAGDRVQGKPLGWTEGRSKGIVNHPDVRRLLMGMKSRIEAMRGILYTAAAAVDVAHHHADEDARGRAALLVDLLTPIAKGWCTETGQQLASDGVQIHGGMGFIEETGAAQHLRDARITTIYEGTTAIQANDLINRKILRDGGSAANDLLDEIAALGAELSGHADQALRVTGAELSAAAQEAKQAVAWVLGTAKEDAALPAAASVTLLELMGVVAGGWQLARAARVAAERLAEGDADTAFLSAKPLTARFYATHVLPKAASLRATVVSGSASVMVLSEEQLFGAA, encoded by the coding sequence ATGACCGCCGCCGCGATCCCCTACACCCCGCCGCTGAAAGAGATCCGCTTCGTCCTCGACCATCTCGCCGGCATGGCCGACGTGGCGGCGCTGCCGGGTTTCGAGGATGCCAGCCCCGACATGGTGGACAGCATCCTGGGCGAAGCGGCGAAGATCGCCCAGAACATCCTGGCGCCGCTGAACCGGATCGGCGACGTGCAGGGGGCGAAGCTCGACGCCGACGGCGTCGCCCGCACCGCGGAGGGCTGGGGGGCGGCGTGGCAGGCGCTGGTGGAGGGCGGCTGGAACGGGCTGCCCTTCGATCCGGCGCGCGGCGGCATGGGGTTGCCCAACCTGCTGAACACCGCGGTGCAGGAGATGTGGCATTCCGCCAACATGGCCTTCGCGCTCTGCCCGATGCTGACGCAAGGGGCGGTGAACGCGGTGCAGCTCTATGGCTCCGACGCGCTGAAGGACCGCTATCTGCCGAAGATGATCTCCGGCGAGTGGACCGGCACCATGAACATCACCGAGCCGCAGGCGGGTTCCGACCTTGCCGCCACCCGGTCGCGCGCGGTGCCCAACGGCGACCATTACCTCGTCAGCGGACAGAAGATCTTCATCACCTACGGCGACCATGACCTGACGGAGAACATCGTCCATCTGGTGCTGGCCCGCCTGCCCGACGCGCCCCCGGGCGTGAAGGGCATCAGCCTGTTCGTCGTGCCGAAGTATCTCGTCAACCCGGACGGCAGCCTGGGCTCCCGCAATCAGGTGAAGTGCGTGTCGCTGGAGCACAAGCTGGGCATCCACGGCAGCCCGACCGCCGTGCTGTCCTTCGGCGACGAGGGCGGGGCGACCGGCTTCCTGGTGGGCGAGCCGAACCGCGGCCTGGAATACATGTTCGCCATGATGAACCACGCCCGGCTGAACGTCGCCATGCAGGGGCTGTCGATTGCCGAGCGGGCCTACCAGCAGGCGCTGGCCTATGCCGGCGACCGGGTGCAGGGCAAGCCGCTGGGCTGGACCGAGGGCCGGTCGAAGGGCATCGTCAACCATCCCGACGTCCGCCGCCTGCTGATGGGCATGAAGAGCCGCATCGAGGCGATGCGCGGCATCCTCTACACCGCCGCCGCCGCGGTCGACGTGGCGCACCACCATGCCGACGAGGATGCCCGCGGCCGGGCCGCCCTGCTGGTCGACCTGCTGACCCCCATCGCCAAGGGCTGGTGCACCGAGACCGGCCAGCAGCTGGCATCCGACGGCGTGCAAATCCATGGCGGCATGGGCTTCATCGAGGAAACCGGCGCCGCCCAGCATCTGCGCGACGCCCGCATCACCACGATCTACGAGGGCACGACCGCCATCCAGGCCAACGACCTGATCAACCGCAAGATCCTGCGCGACGGCGGTTCGGCGGCGAACGATCTGCTCGACGAGATCGCGGCGCTCGGCGCCGAGCTGTCCGGCCACGCGGATCAGGCGCTGCGCGTCACCGGGGCGGAGCTGTCCGCCGCCGCGCAGGAGGCGAAGCAGGCGGTCGCCTGGGTGCTGGGTACGGCGAAGGAGGATGCGGCGTTGCCGGCCGCCGCGTCGGTGACGCTGCTGGAGCTGATGGGCGTGGTCGCCGGCGGCTGGCAGCTGGCCCGCGCCGCCAGGGTCGCGGCGGAACGGCTGGCGGAGGGCGACGCCGACACCGCCTTCCTGTCGGCCAAGCCGCTGACCGCCCGTTTCTACGCCACCCACGTCCTGCCGAAGGCGGCGTCGCTGCGGGCGACCGTCGTCAGCGGCTCCGCGAGCGTGATGGTGTTGAGCGAGGAGCAGCTGTTCGGCGCGGCGTGA
- a CDS encoding electron transfer flavoprotein subunit alpha/FixB family protein: MPILILADHDNASLKPATAHAVTAAAKLGSDIHVLVAGRNAAPAADAASRLAGVAKVLVADDAAYEHALAEPLAALLVSLAPGYGHILAAATSTGKNVLPRVAALLDVAMISDITAVVSADSFERPIYAGNAIAIVQSADPVKILTVRTTAFEAAGSGGSAPIEPVAAVADPGLSGFVSAELSKSERPELTSARIVVSGGRGMQSGENFPLLEALADTLGAAVGASRAAVDAGFVPNDYQVGQTGKIVAPDLYIAVGISGAIQHLAGMKDSKVIVAINKDEEAPIFQVADYGLVADLFKAVPELRQAL; this comes from the coding sequence ATGCCCATCCTGATCCTCGCCGACCACGACAACGCCAGCCTCAAGCCCGCCACCGCCCATGCGGTGACCGCAGCCGCCAAGCTTGGTTCCGACATCCATGTCCTGGTCGCCGGCCGCAACGCCGCCCCTGCTGCCGACGCCGCCTCCAGGCTGGCAGGCGTCGCCAAGGTGCTGGTCGCCGACGATGCCGCCTATGAGCACGCCCTTGCCGAACCGCTGGCGGCGCTGCTGGTGTCGCTCGCCCCCGGTTACGGCCATATCCTCGCCGCCGCCACTTCGACGGGCAAGAACGTGCTGCCGCGGGTCGCGGCGCTGCTCGACGTGGCGATGATCTCCGACATCACCGCGGTGGTCTCGGCCGACAGCTTCGAACGGCCGATCTATGCCGGCAACGCCATCGCCATCGTGCAGTCCGCCGACCCGGTGAAGATCCTCACCGTCCGCACCACCGCCTTCGAGGCGGCAGGCTCCGGCGGAAGCGCCCCGATCGAGCCCGTCGCCGCCGTGGCCGATCCCGGCCTGTCGGGCTTCGTCTCGGCCGAGCTGTCGAAGTCGGAGCGGCCGGAGCTGACCAGCGCGCGCATCGTCGTGTCGGGCGGGCGCGGCATGCAGTCGGGCGAGAATTTCCCGCTGCTGGAGGCGCTGGCCGACACGTTGGGCGCCGCGGTCGGTGCAAGCCGTGCCGCCGTCGACGCCGGCTTCGTGCCGAACGACTATCAGGTCGGGCAGACCGGCAAGATCGTGGCGCCGGACCTCTACATCGCCGTCGGCATCTCGGGCGCGATCCAGCATCTGGCCGGCATGAAGGACAGCAAGGTCATCGTCGCCATCAACAAGGACGAGGAGGCGCCGATCTTCCAGGTCGCCGATTACGGCCTCGTCGCCGACCTGTTCAAGGCCGTGCCGGAGCTGCGGCAGGCGCTGTAA
- a CDS encoding electron transfer flavoprotein subunit beta/FixA family protein, protein MKILCAVKRVVDYNVKIRVKTDQSGVETSNVKFSMNPFDEIAVEEAVRLKEAGKATEIVVVSVGPAQAQETLRTALAMGADRAILVQTDGTTEPLAVAKVLKALVEKEAPGLVILGKQAIDDDCNQTGQMLAALLGWGQGTFASKIVAGDGTVAVTREIDGGLEVVSLTLPAVVTADLRLNEPRYASLPNIMKAKKKPLETVTPDALGVDVAPRLTTLKVVEPPKRKAGVKVADVAALVDKLKTEARVI, encoded by the coding sequence ATGAAGATCCTGTGCGCCGTCAAGCGCGTCGTCGACTACAATGTCAAGATCCGGGTGAAGACCGACCAGTCCGGCGTCGAGACGTCCAACGTGAAATTCTCGATGAACCCCTTCGACGAGATCGCCGTCGAAGAGGCCGTCCGGCTGAAGGAGGCCGGCAAGGCGACCGAGATCGTCGTGGTGTCGGTCGGCCCGGCCCAGGCGCAGGAGACCCTGCGCACCGCGCTGGCCATGGGGGCCGACCGCGCCATCCTGGTGCAGACCGACGGGACGACCGAACCGCTGGCGGTCGCCAAGGTTCTGAAGGCGCTGGTGGAGAAGGAGGCGCCGGGGCTGGTGATCCTCGGCAAGCAGGCGATCGACGACGATTGCAACCAGACCGGCCAGATGCTGGCGGCGCTGCTCGGCTGGGGCCAGGGCACCTTCGCCTCGAAGATCGTCGCCGGTGACGGCACGGTCGCGGTGACGCGCGAGATCGACGGCGGGCTGGAGGTCGTGTCGCTCACGCTGCCGGCGGTGGTCACCGCCGATCTGCGCCTCAACGAGCCGCGCTACGCCTCGCTGCCCAACATCATGAAGGCGAAGAAGAAGCCGCTGGAGACGGTCACGCCCGATGCGCTCGGCGTCGACGTGGCGCCGCGGCTGACGACCTTGAAGGTGGTCGAGCCGCCCAAGCGCAAGGCCGGCGTCAAGGTGGCCGACGTCGCCGCGCTGGTCGACAAGCTGAAGACCGAAGCGCGGGTGATCTGA
- a CDS encoding acyl-CoA synthetase, whose amino-acid sequence MSDATAGNPQANPYERDLDRNAANFVALTPLTFLERAASVWPDRVAVIHGPVRRTWAETFGRVRRLAAALAAAGVGSGDTVAMLAANTPELFEAHFGVPLAGAVLNAINTRLDAEAIAFILKHGEAKILIVDREFSGVAKKALALLDAPIPVVDIDDPAYSGGELIGDRDYEAFIADTGAEHPWTLPADEWQAIALNYTSGTTGNPKGVVYHHRGAYLNAVSNALSWNMGDAPVYLWTLPMFHCNGWCFPWTIAVTAGTAVCLRQVRPDAVLSLIRDEKVTNFCGAPIVLNMLNNAPAELKQGIGHKVKVMVAGAAPPAAVIAGMERMGWEVTHVYGLTECYGPTVVCVWHDRWDGLSLDEKAAIKARQGVRGPMLEAVIVADPFTLEPVPKDGRSMGEIMMRGNNVMKGYLKNPKATDEAFAGGWFHTGDLAVWHEDGYVEIKDRSKDIIISGGENISSIEVEDVLYKHPEVLEAAVVARHDEKWGETPCAFVTLKDGATATEADIIAFCRSHMAHFKSPRTVVFGPLPKTSTGKIQKYVLRKQTETL is encoded by the coding sequence ATGAGTGACGCCACCGCCGGCAATCCGCAAGCCAACCCGTACGAGCGCGACCTCGACCGCAACGCCGCGAACTTCGTCGCGCTGACGCCGCTGACCTTCCTGGAGCGCGCGGCGTCGGTCTGGCCCGACCGGGTCGCCGTCATCCATGGCCCGGTCCGCCGGACCTGGGCGGAAACCTTCGGCCGCGTGCGCCGTCTGGCCGCGGCGCTGGCGGCTGCCGGCGTCGGCAGCGGCGACACCGTCGCCATGCTGGCCGCCAACACGCCCGAACTGTTCGAGGCGCATTTCGGCGTGCCGCTGGCCGGCGCCGTGCTGAACGCCATCAACACCCGCCTGGACGCCGAGGCCATCGCCTTCATCCTGAAGCATGGCGAGGCGAAGATCCTGATCGTCGACCGCGAATTCTCCGGCGTGGCGAAGAAGGCGCTGGCCCTGCTCGACGCGCCGATCCCGGTGGTGGACATCGACGATCCGGCCTACAGCGGCGGCGAGCTGATCGGCGACCGCGACTATGAAGCCTTCATCGCCGACACGGGAGCCGAACACCCGTGGACCCTGCCGGCCGACGAATGGCAGGCCATCGCGCTCAACTACACGTCGGGCACCACCGGCAACCCGAAGGGCGTCGTCTACCACCACCGCGGCGCCTATCTGAACGCGGTGTCGAACGCGCTGTCCTGGAACATGGGCGACGCGCCGGTGTATCTGTGGACGCTGCCGATGTTCCACTGCAACGGCTGGTGCTTTCCCTGGACCATCGCGGTCACCGCCGGCACCGCCGTCTGCCTGCGACAGGTCCGGCCCGACGCCGTGCTGTCGCTGATCCGCGACGAGAAGGTGACCAACTTCTGCGGCGCGCCGATCGTGCTGAACATGCTCAACAACGCGCCGGCCGAACTGAAGCAGGGCATCGGCCACAAGGTCAAGGTGATGGTCGCCGGCGCCGCCCCGCCCGCCGCGGTCATCGCCGGCATGGAGCGGATGGGCTGGGAGGTCACCCATGTCTATGGTCTGACCGAATGCTACGGCCCGACGGTGGTCTGCGTCTGGCATGACCGCTGGGACGGGCTGTCGCTGGACGAGAAGGCGGCGATCAAGGCCCGCCAGGGCGTCCGCGGCCCGATGCTGGAGGCGGTGATCGTCGCCGATCCCTTCACGCTGGAGCCGGTGCCGAAGGACGGCCGCAGCATGGGCGAGATCATGATGCGCGGCAACAATGTGATGAAGGGCTATCTGAAGAACCCGAAGGCGACCGACGAGGCCTTCGCCGGCGGCTGGTTCCACACCGGCGACCTCGCCGTCTGGCATGAGGACGGCTATGTCGAGATCAAGGACCGGTCGAAGGACATCATCATCTCCGGCGGCGAGAACATCTCCTCGATCGAGGTCGAGGACGTGCTCTACAAGCATCCCGAGGTGCTGGAGGCCGCGGTCGTCGCCCGCCATGACGAGAAGTGGGGCGAGACGCCCTGCGCCTTCGTCACGCTGAAGGACGGCGCCACCGCGACCGAGGCCGACATCATCGCCTTCTGCCGGTCGCACATGGCCCATTTCAAGAGCCCGCGCACGGTGGTGTTCGGCCCGCTGCCGAAGACCTCCACCGGCAAGATCCAGAAATACGTCCTGCGCAAGCAGACCGAGACGCTGTAG
- a CDS encoding response regulator transcription factor, which yields MGQRKRIYLIEDEADIRRLVAGVLEGYGYEVSCWASGREARAAILRQAPDLCLVDLGLPDMDGLTLVRELWEDVRFGVIILSGRGGTSDRVLGLELGADDYVVKPFEPRELVARVNSAIRRREQLAAAAPSAAGTARARFGPWVFDLGNLTLTADDGRQESLTAAEASLLLTLLKAPKRVLSRDHLQGPDQERDDFPYDRSIDVRVSRIRKKIEEDPRAPRLIKTVYGAGYLFAGDVTWLR from the coding sequence GTGGGACAGAGGAAGCGCATCTACCTGATCGAGGACGAGGCCGACATCCGCCGGCTCGTCGCCGGCGTGCTGGAGGGCTACGGCTATGAGGTGTCCTGCTGGGCCAGCGGGCGCGAGGCGCGGGCGGCGATCCTGCGCCAGGCTCCGGACCTCTGCCTGGTGGATCTCGGCCTGCCCGACATGGACGGGCTGACCCTGGTGCGCGAGCTGTGGGAGGACGTGCGGTTCGGCGTCATCATCCTGTCCGGGCGCGGCGGCACCTCCGACCGGGTGCTCGGGCTGGAGCTGGGCGCCGACGATTATGTCGTGAAGCCGTTCGAGCCGCGCGAGCTGGTCGCCCGCGTCAACAGCGCCATCCGCCGCCGCGAGCAGCTGGCCGCTGCCGCACCGTCCGCCGCCGGCACTGCGCGGGCACGCTTCGGCCCCTGGGTCTTCGACCTCGGCAACCTGACGCTGACCGCCGACGACGGCCGCCAGGAAAGCCTGACCGCGGCGGAGGCCTCGCTGCTGCTGACCCTGCTGAAGGCGCCCAAGCGGGTGCTGTCGCGCGACCATCTGCAGGGCCCCGACCAGGAGCGCGACGATTTCCCCTACGACCGCAGCATCGACGTCCGCGTGTCGCGCATCCGCAAGAAGATCGAGGAGGATCCGCGCGCGCCGCGGCTGATCAAGACGGTCTACGGCGCCGGCTACCTGTTCGCGGGCGACGTGACGTGGCTGCGATGA
- a CDS encoding cache domain-containing protein, with protein MIRSPLFLRLFSAILITLGLFSAAAYVLSVPFIEEKAYEIERDASRTILDNVFELVGRIRGGLEEQRAGTVESYKTRLRDVLDLAVGYIEHVQARADRGEIGAEEARREAMEGLRAFRYGNGDYVWAIGYDSVILSHPSPDYQGRKADDLRDNLGRHILPTIVATARRQGEGFQTYPWWRPNGDERAPKLSFFKDLPRLGLIVGTGAYLADVDAEVERRKAEAIEDLRQALRKLRIARTGYLYIFDSANRMIIHPNANIEGTAFGDRPNPATGRSIAEDLKVAAAKGEPLTYLWDKPDDPGNYAYEKISWVRHFEGFDWYIASSVYVEELRRSSVVLGNRILAIGMALMAAGSLLGYIAVGRLVGPLRRLADTAVQVRAGDLDAQSGIRRGDEIGLLASAFDGMVRQLRDTVATLDSRVRDRTAALAEAETRQRVILDAIPACIAGLDRDGRLTFANLRWGELVGRDKADVIGRDLAAVVGRRAMAVLRPQIDRCLAGEAATFEYTFPRGGRSLVTKTTLIPHRGEGRGEDGVVTGLFVLTLDITDEKQTERQLVEAQRLKAVGQLSGGLAHDFNNLLSIIIGNLSAARERYAGVEGLDAYLEPAQRAGRRGADITARLLAFSRQQPLKPQPIELCGLLRDMAVLLRRSFPSSIAIGVPEEGRECWTIADQTQLENALVNLAINARDAMPDGGRLEVSVAVRKVEEGLSFDGPAFDEPVRPDDYLEIRVTDTGTGFTPEALARAVEPFFTTKALGSGLGLSMVYGFVKQSCGYLRIDSGPGGRHGRGTAVTLLLPRAEPVARLPEDDPVAAEPQGGGSGGWSGQLALVAEDNDDVRQVMRQQLVDLGFSVVEAASGDEAAELVEQIDGLSLLVSDIVMPGLSGVELARRARLLRPAMRVVLVSGFAVEYGDVPADAVILRKPWDKRDLVAAIGHAAEPAPA; from the coding sequence ATGATCCGCTCGCCCCTGTTCCTCCGGCTGTTCTCGGCGATCCTGATCACGCTCGGGCTGTTCTCGGCGGCGGCCTATGTCCTCTCGGTCCCCTTCATCGAGGAGAAGGCCTACGAGATCGAGCGCGACGCCAGCCGCACCATCCTCGACAACGTGTTCGAACTGGTCGGACGGATCCGCGGCGGGTTGGAGGAGCAGCGGGCCGGCACGGTGGAGTCCTACAAGACCCGCCTGCGCGACGTGCTGGACCTGGCCGTCGGCTACATCGAGCATGTCCAGGCCCGCGCCGACCGCGGCGAGATCGGCGCGGAGGAGGCGCGGCGCGAGGCGATGGAGGGCTTGCGCGCCTTCCGCTACGGCAACGGCGATTATGTCTGGGCGATCGGCTACGACTCGGTGATCCTGTCCCACCCGTCGCCCGACTATCAGGGCCGCAAGGCGGACGACCTGCGCGACAATCTGGGCCGCCACATCCTGCCCACCATCGTCGCCACCGCGAGGCGGCAGGGCGAGGGGTTCCAGACCTATCCGTGGTGGCGGCCCAACGGCGACGAGCGGGCGCCGAAGCTCAGCTTTTTCAAGGATCTGCCCAGGCTGGGGCTCATCGTCGGCACCGGCGCCTATCTGGCCGACGTCGACGCCGAGGTCGAGCGCCGCAAGGCCGAGGCCATCGAGGATCTGCGCCAGGCCCTGCGCAAGCTGCGCATTGCCCGCACCGGCTATCTCTACATCTTCGATTCGGCGAACCGGATGATCATCCACCCGAACGCCAACATCGAGGGCACCGCCTTCGGCGACCGTCCGAACCCGGCGACCGGCCGCTCCATCGCCGAGGATCTGAAGGTCGCGGCGGCGAAGGGGGAGCCGCTGACCTACCTGTGGGACAAGCCCGACGATCCCGGCAACTACGCCTACGAGAAGATCAGCTGGGTCCGCCATTTCGAGGGGTTCGACTGGTACATCGCCTCGTCGGTCTATGTGGAGGAGCTGCGGCGGTCGTCGGTGGTGCTGGGCAACCGCATCCTCGCCATCGGCATGGCGCTGATGGCCGCCGGCAGCCTGCTCGGCTACATCGCGGTCGGCCGGCTGGTCGGGCCGCTGCGGCGGCTGGCCGACACCGCGGTACAGGTGCGCGCCGGCGATCTCGACGCCCAGAGCGGCATCCGCCGCGGCGACGAGATCGGGCTGCTGGCATCCGCCTTCGATGGCATGGTCCGGCAGCTGCGCGACACCGTCGCCACGCTGGACAGCCGGGTCCGCGACCGCACCGCGGCGCTGGCCGAGGCGGAGACGCGCCAGCGCGTCATCCTGGATGCGATTCCCGCCTGCATCGCCGGATTGGATCGCGACGGGCGGCTGACCTTCGCCAACCTGCGCTGGGGCGAGCTGGTCGGGCGTGACAAGGCCGACGTGATCGGCCGCGACCTCGCCGCGGTGGTCGGCCGGCGGGCGATGGCGGTGCTGCGCCCGCAGATCGACCGCTGCCTGGCGGGAGAGGCGGCGACCTTCGAATACACCTTCCCGCGCGGCGGCCGCAGCCTGGTGACCAAGACGACGCTGATCCCGCACCGTGGCGAGGGGCGAGGGGAAGACGGCGTCGTCACCGGGCTGTTCGTGCTGACGCTGGACATCACCGACGAGAAGCAGACCGAACGCCAGCTGGTGGAGGCGCAGCGGCTGAAGGCGGTCGGCCAGCTGTCCGGCGGGCTGGCGCATGACTTCAACAACCTGCTGTCGATCATCATCGGCAACCTGTCGGCGGCGCGCGAGCGCTATGCCGGGGTCGAGGGGCTGGACGCCTATCTGGAGCCGGCCCAGCGCGCCGGCCGCCGCGGCGCCGACATCACCGCCCGGCTGCTCGCCTTCTCGCGCCAGCAGCCGCTGAAGCCGCAGCCGATCGAGCTGTGCGGCCTGCTGCGCGACATGGCGGTGCTGCTGCGCCGCTCCTTCCCCAGCTCAATCGCCATCGGCGTGCCGGAGGAGGGGCGGGAATGCTGGACCATCGCCGACCAGACCCAGCTGGAGAACGCGCTGGTCAACCTCGCGATCAACGCGCGCGATGCCATGCCGGACGGTGGCCGGCTGGAGGTCTCCGTCGCCGTCCGCAAGGTGGAGGAGGGGCTTTCGTTCGACGGGCCGGCCTTCGACGAGCCGGTCCGCCCCGACGATTACCTGGAGATCCGCGTCACCGACACCGGCACCGGCTTCACGCCGGAGGCGCTGGCCCGCGCGGTCGAACCCTTCTTCACCACCAAGGCGCTGGGCTCGGGGCTTGGGCTGTCGATGGTCTACGGCTTCGTCAAGCAGTCCTGCGGCTATCTGCGCATCGACAGCGGGCCGGGGGGCAGGCACGGGCGGGGGACCGCCGTCACCCTGCTGCTGCCGCGGGCCGAACCGGTGGCCCGCCTGCCCGAGGACGACCCGGTGGCGGCCGAGCCGCAGGGCGGCGGCTCCGGCGGCTGGAGCGGCCAACTGGCGCTGGTGGCGGAGGACAATGACGATGTCCGGCAGGTGATGCGCCAGCAGCTGGTCGATCTCGGCTTCTCGGTGGTGGAGGCGGCGAGCGGCGACGAGGCGGCGGAGCTGGTGGAGCAGATCGACGGGTTGTCGCTGCTGGTCAGCGACATCGTCATGCCGGGCCTGTCGGGGGTCGAGCTGGCGCGGCGCGCCCGGCTGCTGCGGCCGGCCATGCGGGTGGTGCTGGTCAGCGGATTCGCCGTCGAGTATGGCGATGTCCCCGCCGATGCCGTCATACTGCGCAAGCCATGGGACAAGCGGGACCTGGTGGCGGCCATCGGCCATGCCGCCGAACCCGCGCCCGCCTGA
- a CDS encoding DUF485 domain-containing protein, with product MHSADPAPLASVYERVRKNPKFHELVRRRSRLALLLSAVVLVGYYGFMMVVAFAPDLLHKPLSDESSLSVGFPIGAAIIILSWLLTGVYSHFANGSFQDLTDEITRETLQ from the coding sequence ATGCACTCCGCCGATCCGGCACCGCTCGCCTCCGTCTACGAGCGGGTCCGCAAAAACCCCAAATTCCACGAACTGGTGCGCCGGCGCAGCCGGCTGGCGCTGCTGCTGTCGGCCGTCGTGCTGGTCGGCTATTACGGCTTCATGATGGTGGTGGCCTTCGCGCCGGACCTGCTGCACAAGCCGCTGTCCGACGAGTCGTCGCTCAGCGTCGGCTTCCCCATCGGGGCGGCGATCATCATCCTGTCCTGGCTGTTGACCGGCGTCTATTCCCACTTCGCCAACGGCAGCTTCCAGGATCTGACCGACGAGATCACCCGGGAGACCCTGCAATGA